The DNA sequence CCCGGATCTGCCGGAGCTACGAGGTCCACAGCTCCACCACCGTGCGCGGCCGGCACGACCACGACGACACCTGGCGCGTGGTGCTGCGCAAGGTCTTCCACCGCACCCGGCTGCACATCCCGCTGTACGTCCGCCGCGGCGACCTCCCCGGCGGCATCGCCACCGGGCCGCGCGCCGGGGCCAGCGTCGCGGCCCTGCTCGCCCTGCTGACCCTGCCGCTCGGCCTGATCGCCCTGCCCTGGCTGCTCGCCCCCGCCGGCCTGCTGGCGTTCACCCTGCTCGCCGACACCGCCCTCCACCGCTTCGTCCTGCGCCGCCGGGGCCCCCTGTTCGCCGCCTACTTCGCCTTCACGCACACCGTGGTCAACGCGGTCATCGCGGCGGGCGCGGGCGTCGGCGTCCTCCAGTGGCTGACCTCCCGCCGCTTCCGCCGGCTGTACGAGCCGGGGGAGCACCTCGCGCCGGTGCGGGCCGCCACATGACCGGGACCCTCGCGGCGGGCGCCGTGGCGGACCCGGCCACGCCGGCCGAGCGGGAAGGGCCGTCCCGCCGCTGGCCCGGCCGGCTGCTGCTCACCGTCGCCGTCCTGTGGGCCCTGTTCGTCGCCGCCCGCGCCCTCCTCAGCGGCCGGTGGTGGGCGTGGAACGGCCTCGGCCTCGCCCCGCCCGTCCTCCATCTGCTGTTCCCGCTCGCCCTGCTGATCCCGGCCGCCCTGATCCGGCACGGCAGGCGGGCGGCGGTGGGCGTCGTCCTGCTCTCGCTGCTGCTCGGCTCCTGGCAGACCGGGCTGCACCCCGGGGCCCTCCTGCGCGGGCAGCCCACCGTGCCCGCCGGAGCGCTGAAGGTGGTCAGCTGGAACACCTTCTTCTGGGACCAGGACAGCGACACCGACGCCTTCTACGCCTACCTGAAGTCCCGCTCCGCCGACGTCTACCTCCTCCAGGAGTACCAGAACGCCCGGGGCGACGAACCCGCGCCGATCGACGACCTGGCCAGGATCCGCAAGGAGTTCCCCGGCTTCCACATCGCCACCGAGGGCGAGTTCCTCACGCTGTCCCGCTTCCCGATCACCTCGGCGCGGGCCCTGCGCCCCGACGGGCTCGCCCCGCCCGACACCTCCTGGGCCGACTACTGGAACGTCCGTGTCCTGCGCACCGACATCGACGTCGACGGCGAGACCCTGTCCCTCTACAACACCCACCTGCCCGATCTGCTGAACGTCGACCGCAACCCGCTGACCCCCGCCTACCACCGCTCCGTACGACAACTCTCCGAGCGCCGCGACCGCCACTTCGAGGCGCTGCGCGAGGACCTCGACGCCAACGGCCACCCGGTGGTCCTCGCCGGGGACCTCAACGTGCTGCCCGGCACCGGGGACCTGCGGTGGTTCGACGGGCTGCGGGACGCCGCCGACGCGGGGGACGAGGTCTACCCGGCGACCTTCCCGGTGAGCGGCCCGGCGCTCTGGCGGCTCGACTGGGCGTTCGTCTCGCCCCGGATCGACCTGCACCGGCAGTCCGTCCAGGACCCGCCCGCCGCGCTCTCCACCCACCGGCTGATCGATCTCCGCCTCTCCCTGCCCGCCCCCGGGGCGCCCGCCCCGGCCACCGAGAAGGACCGGTCATGACCCGGCGCTCCGCGCGCTCGCCCCGCTTCGACGCGACGATCGTGCTCACCTACTACCTCCCGTACACCAGCGGCCTCACCGAAGTGGCCCGCACGGTCGCCGAGGGGCTGGCCGCGCGGGGCCGCCGCGTGGCCGTCGTCGCCTGCCGGCACGATCCGGACCGTCCCGCACGGGAGACCGTGAACGGGGTCGAGGTGTTCCGCGCCCCGGTCGCCGCCAGGATCGGACGCGGGGTGCTCAGTCCCGGGTTCGCCCCTCTCGCCGGGCGGATCGCCCGTGCCTCACGGGCCGTCAACCTCCATCTGCCGATGCTGGAGGCGGGGCTCGTCGCCCGCCTCGCCGGGGACACCCCGGTGGTCGCCACGCACCACGACGACGTCTGGCTCGCCGGGGGCGCGCTCGCCCCGCTCCAGGTGAAGGCCGTCGACGCCTCGGTGGCCGGGGCGCTGCGCCGCTCGGCCGCGGTGGTCGTCAACAACGTGGACCACGCGGAGCATTCGCGCCACTGGCCCCTGATGCGCGGACGCCGGCTGCTGGCCATCGCCCCGCCCTGCCGTGAACGCGAGCCCGCCCCGGCCGCCTTCCGCGAGACGGCGGGCCCGCACTTCGGCTTCCTCGGCCGGATCGCCCCCGAGAAGGGGCTGCACCACCTCGTCGACGCGTTCCGGACGATCCCCGACCCCGAGGCCCGGCTGCTGATCGCCGGCGACTACTCCAAGGTCGCGGGCGGCAGCGTCGTCGGCGCCCTGCGCGCCCGGGCCGGCGACGACACCCGTATCCGGTTCACCGGCTTCCTCGCCGACGACCGGGTGGCCGCCTTCTACGCCTCGCTGGACGCCTTCGCCCTGCCGTCCGTCGCCGAGGAGTCCTTCGGCATCTCCCAGGCCGAGGCGATGATGCTCGGCGTCCCCTCCGTCGCGAGCGACGCGCCGGGCATGCGCGTGCCGGTCTCGGAGACCGGTTTCGGCCGTCTCTTCCCGCCCGGCGACGCCCGCGCCCTGGCCGGGGCCCTCCTGGAGGTGGCCGCCTACGCCCCGGAACGCCGCGCAGAGGGAGGCCGGGAGGCCCGCGCCCGGTACGGGACGGACAGCTGCCTGGACGCCTACGACGCGCTGTTCCAGGAGGCCGGGGCCGTACAGGGAGCTCCCGCGTGAGAACGGCCGGAGCCCTGGCGGCGGACGGCGGGGCCAACGCCGCCTGGCCGGGCGGCGGATGGGTGCTCTGGGCCGCCGGGGCCTGGGCGGTCTTCCTGGCCGCGCACCTCGTCCTCAACGGCCGCTGGTGGTTCTGGCTGCTGCCCTCGCTGCTCCCGCCGCCCGTGTTCGTCGCCCTGCCCGCCCTGCTCCTGCCGCTCTCCTGGGCGGCGGGGGACCTCCCGGCCGCCGTCGTGGCGGGCGCGGCCCTGCTGCTCGGGGCCCGGCAGTCCGGCCTCGTGCCCGGCGCGCTCGTACGGCGCGGGCGCCGCCCGCCACCGCCGCCGGAGGGGGCGGTGCGCGTGGTGTCCTGGAACACCCAGCACTGGTGCCAGTCCACCGAACCGGAGCCCTTCTACGCCTTTCTGCGCGGGCTCGACGCCGATGTCTACCTCCTCCAGGAGTACCACCACGACGAGTTCGACGGCACGTACCGCCTGATCGACGACGAGCGGCGGCTGCGCGAGACCTTCCCCGGCCACCGGGCCGTCATCGCCCGCGGTCTGATCACGCTGTCCCGGCTGCCGGTCGCCGCGACCGTCGAGACGGCCGCCCGCCGGACCCTGCGGGTGGATCTGGAGATGCCGGGCGACGGTCGGATTCTCGCCACCTTCAACGTCCACATCCCGGTACAGCTCCGACTGATCAGCCCGTTGCGCGCAGACTTCTACCGCGCGGTCCGCACCCGGGCCGCCGACCGGGCACGGGAGTACCGGGGCCTGGCCGGGGACGTCGCGGGCTGCCCCCATCCGGCCCTGATCGCCGGGGACTTCAACACCACCGCCGCGATCGGGGACGCCCGCCGCATCGCCCGGCTGGGCTCCGACGCGGTCGCCCTCTCCGGACGCCTCTGCCCCACCTCGTGGCAGGTCCGTCCGGGCCTGCGCTGGTGGCGGCTGGACTGGGTGCTCACCACCCCGGGCGCCCGGGTCCACCGCTACCGCTTCCGCGATCCGCGCGGACTGTCCGACCACAGCGTCCAGGAGGTGTCCGTGTCGCTCGCCGAACCGGACCACCGGCCGCCGGCCGGCCTCCGCGTCCATCACCACGACGAAGGAACTCACCATGCGTTACCGCTACCTGGGAAAGACCGGCCTGCGGGTCAGTGAACTCTGCCTCGGCGCCATGACGTTCGGCCGCGAGGCCGACGAGACCACCAGCCACGCCCTGCTGGACCGCTTCACCGAGGCGGGCGGCACCTTCGTGGACACCGCCGACATCTACTCCGCCGGAGCCTCCGAGGAGATCCTCGGCCGCTGGCTGAAGAGACAGCGCCGCGACGACGTGGTGATCGCCACCAAGGTGCGGTACGGCACGGGGGAGGGCCCCAACGACCGCGGCCTGGGCCGCAATCACCTGATCGCCGGGGTCGAGTCGAGTCTGCGCCGGCTGGGCACCGACCACATCGACCTCTACCAGGTGCACGCCTGGGACCCGGGCACCCCGCTGGAGGAGACCCTCGCCACCCTGGACGCGCTGGTCACCTCCGGGAAGGTGCGCTACATCGGGGCCAGCAACTTCTCCGGCTGGCAGCTCCAGAAGGCGATCGACCTGAGCCGGGGACACGGCTGGGAGCCCTTCACGGCCCTCCAGCCGCTCTACAACCTGCTGGACCGGTCCGCCGAGTGGGAGCTGATGGAGGTCAGCCGCAACGAGGGCCTGGGCGTCATCCCGTGGAGCCCGCTGCGCGGCGGCTGGCTGAGCGGCGCGATCCGGCGCGGTGCGGAGCGGCCGCCGACGGGCACCCGGGTGGAGACCGCCGAGCGGCTCGGCTGGGGCGAGTCGTGGAGCGCGTACGAGGGGGACGAGCGCACCTGGCGGGTGCTGGACGCCCTGCACGAGACCGCCGGACGCACGGGCCTCGCGGTGCCGGTGCTGGCCCTCGCCTGGCTGCTCGGCCGGCCCGGGGTCACCGCCCCCATCGTGGGCGCCCGCACCCTGGAGCAGCTGGAGACCAACCTGGGCGCGGCGGACCTGGACCTCGACCCGGCCGACGCCGCCCTGCTGACCGCGGCGAGCGACCGGACGCTCCCGTACCCGTACAGCGTCATCGAGACCGACCCCGAACTGCGCTGACGCGCCCCGCGTGGCCGAAAACGGGCGGTGGCCCGGGGAGTTCGTCCCCGGGCCACCGCCCTGTGCGTACCGCGCCGTGCCGTGGTGGTGATCAGTCCGTCGGCCGCTTCAGGCGGGCCACGAACTTGTACCGGTCGCCCC is a window from the Streptomyces sp. MMBL 11-1 genome containing:
- a CDS encoding endonuclease/exonuclease/phosphatase family protein, whose amino-acid sequence is MRTAGALAADGGANAAWPGGGWVLWAAGAWAVFLAAHLVLNGRWWFWLLPSLLPPPVFVALPALLLPLSWAAGDLPAAVVAGAALLLGARQSGLVPGALVRRGRRPPPPPEGAVRVVSWNTQHWCQSTEPEPFYAFLRGLDADVYLLQEYHHDEFDGTYRLIDDERRLRETFPGHRAVIARGLITLSRLPVAATVETAARRTLRVDLEMPGDGRILATFNVHIPVQLRLISPLRADFYRAVRTRAADRAREYRGLAGDVAGCPHPALIAGDFNTTAAIGDARRIARLGSDAVALSGRLCPTSWQVRPGLRWWRLDWVLTTPGARVHRYRFRDPRGLSDHSVQEVSVSLAEPDHRPPAGLRVHHHDEGTHHALPLPGKDRPAGQ
- a CDS encoding endonuclease/exonuclease/phosphatase family protein; translation: MTGTLAAGAVADPATPAEREGPSRRWPGRLLLTVAVLWALFVAARALLSGRWWAWNGLGLAPPVLHLLFPLALLIPAALIRHGRRAAVGVVLLSLLLGSWQTGLHPGALLRGQPTVPAGALKVVSWNTFFWDQDSDTDAFYAYLKSRSADVYLLQEYQNARGDEPAPIDDLARIRKEFPGFHIATEGEFLTLSRFPITSARALRPDGLAPPDTSWADYWNVRVLRTDIDVDGETLSLYNTHLPDLLNVDRNPLTPAYHRSVRQLSERRDRHFEALREDLDANGHPVVLAGDLNVLPGTGDLRWFDGLRDAADAGDEVYPATFPVSGPALWRLDWAFVSPRIDLHRQSVQDPPAALSTHRLIDLRLSLPAPGAPAPATEKDRS
- a CDS encoding glycosyltransferase family 4 protein, with amino-acid sequence MTRRSARSPRFDATIVLTYYLPYTSGLTEVARTVAEGLAARGRRVAVVACRHDPDRPARETVNGVEVFRAPVAARIGRGVLSPGFAPLAGRIARASRAVNLHLPMLEAGLVARLAGDTPVVATHHDDVWLAGGALAPLQVKAVDASVAGALRRSAAVVVNNVDHAEHSRHWPLMRGRRLLAIAPPCREREPAPAAFRETAGPHFGFLGRIAPEKGLHHLVDAFRTIPDPEARLLIAGDYSKVAGGSVVGALRARAGDDTRIRFTGFLADDRVAAFYASLDAFALPSVAEESFGISQAEAMMLGVPSVASDAPGMRVPVSETGFGRLFPPGDARALAGALLEVAAYAPERRAEGGREARARYGTDSCLDAYDALFQEAGAVQGAPA
- a CDS encoding aldo/keto reductase, which gives rise to MRYRYLGKTGLRVSELCLGAMTFGREADETTSHALLDRFTEAGGTFVDTADIYSAGASEEILGRWLKRQRRDDVVIATKVRYGTGEGPNDRGLGRNHLIAGVESSLRRLGTDHIDLYQVHAWDPGTPLEETLATLDALVTSGKVRYIGASNFSGWQLQKAIDLSRGHGWEPFTALQPLYNLLDRSAEWELMEVSRNEGLGVIPWSPLRGGWLSGAIRRGAERPPTGTRVETAERLGWGESWSAYEGDERTWRVLDALHETAGRTGLAVPVLALAWLLGRPGVTAPIVGARTLEQLETNLGAADLDLDPADAALLTAASDRTLPYPYSVIETDPELR